The following coding sequences lie in one Chloroflexota bacterium genomic window:
- a CDS encoding universal stress protein has translation MFDHIIVPLDLSPVAEQSLRWARVLAARMGGRLTLLHALETAQPVVGPTTVGEMELHARDDLERVATSLRQDGLAVDCVVAAGPAAQAILGHAARSNADLIAMSTHGRGGVQRWVYGSIADKLLHASPVPVLLVRAQLSPDAGPPALHRLLVPLDRSPLAERALPPATALALAFDAELLLYHVWDTSGYTFDASNDPAVERVMRDTYAYSKQYMVDVTQRLAANGVHAHWQAESGDIAEHILNAADSQHADLIVMSTHGLSGVTRWMLGSIADRVLRHATKPLLLVRATG, from the coding sequence ATGTTCGACCACATCATCGTGCCGCTCGACCTGTCGCCGGTGGCCGAGCAGTCGCTGCGCTGGGCGCGCGTGCTGGCGGCGCGCATGGGCGGCCGCCTGACGCTCCTGCACGCGCTGGAGACGGCGCAGCCGGTCGTCGGGCCGACCACCGTCGGCGAAATGGAACTGCACGCGCGCGACGATCTGGAGCGCGTGGCGACGTCGCTGCGACAGGACGGCCTCGCGGTTGATTGCGTGGTGGCCGCCGGCCCGGCGGCGCAGGCGATCCTCGGTCATGCCGCGCGGAGCAACGCCGATCTGATCGCGATGTCCACTCACGGGCGCGGCGGCGTGCAGCGCTGGGTTTACGGCAGCATCGCGGACAAGCTGCTGCACGCCTCACCGGTGCCGGTGCTGCTGGTGCGCGCGCAGTTGTCTCCGGATGCCGGACCGCCCGCGCTGCACCGCCTGCTGGTGCCGCTCGACCGTTCGCCGCTGGCCGAGCGCGCCCTGCCGCCCGCGACCGCGCTGGCGTTGGCGTTCGATGCGGAGTTGCTGCTCTATCACGTCTGGGACACGTCGGGCTACACGTTCGACGCGTCAAACGACCCGGCGGTCGAGCGGGTGATGCGGGACACGTACGCGTACTCGAAGCAGTACATGGTCGACGTGACGCAGCGATTGGCCGCCAACGGCGTGCACGCGCACTGGCAGGCCGAGTCCGGCGACATCGCCGAGCACATCCTCAACGCGGCCGACAGCCAGCACGCCGATCTGATCGTGATGTCCACGCACGGCCTGTCCGGGGTGACGCGCTGGATGCTGGGCAGCATCGCCGATCGCGTGCTGCGGCACGCAACGAAGCCGCTGCTGCTGGTGCGCGCGACGGGGTGA